From the Buchnera aphidicola (Macrosiphum euphorbiae) genome, the window TCCTCCTAAAAAATGTAGTACTTTAGGGTAATTAGATCTCATTCTAGTTCCTTTTCCAGCAGCAAGTATTACTACAATTACATCTTGTGTTAACATAAATACCCTTTTTGAAATATGTTATTAAATACAATATTTTTAATTAAATAGTTCTAATTTATTTAAATTATTTTTTAATCTATTTATCTTATAAAATAAAATTTTTATATATTAATTTATATATATATAATATGTTTTTATAATAAAATACATTATATTTTTTAAGGTTTTTTATGAGTTATATTATTGCAGTAGATTTAGACGGTACTTTGCTTTCTTCAGAGAATAAAATAACAAAATATACTCAAAAGATTATACAATTATTAATAAAAAAAAATTTTTATTTTATTTTTGCTTCAGGTCGTCATTATATAGATGTTATGGAAATTAGAGACAGTTTAAAAATAAAGATTTTTATGATTACTTCAAATGGTGCTAAAATTTATAATTTAGATGATGAACTAATATTTAGTGATAATTTAGAAGCAAATATTGCTTCTACACTTTGTAGAATGGAATATTTAGATACAGAAATTATCACGCAAGTATATCAAAATAATAAATGGTATATAAATAACAATAAAATAGATAATAAATTTTGTTCTGCTCTTTCGTCATTAAAATATCAATATTTTCATCCAGACGATTTAGATTTTAATAATATTAGTAAAATTTTTTTTACAAGTAGAAATTTTCAAAAATTATATATTCTTAAAAGAAAAATTACTGATTGTTATGGTTGTAAAGTACATATTAATTTTTCAGTTCCAGGTTGTCTTGAAATTGTATCAGGAACTACTTCAAAAGGTCATGGATTAAAATTAATATCTAATTTATTAGGCATTCCCTTAAATAATTGCATTGCTTTTGGAGATGGAATGAATGATCAGGATATGTTAGATATTGCTGGAAAAGCATATATTATGCAAAATGCAGATTCACGTTTAAAAGACATATTACCCCATATTGAAATTATTGGCAGTAATAATAATGATGGTGTTGCAAGATGTTTAAATAAAATTTTTATAGAAAATAATAAAAATATATTATAAGGTTAATAAAAAATTAACATTTTTTAATAAAAATATTTTTTTTTAATACACTACGAATAAACTGTAAATGAGTGGAGACGTGTAAACGTATAGAATGAACAAAATTTTGGATAACTAGTTCTTTTTGTTCACCATTACGTATAGCTGCATATAATCGTCCCCATATTCCATTTCCTATTCTTTTTGTTATGATTAAACCTTGACGTTCAAAATTCTCTACCACCCAATGTGGTAGTGCAGCAATTCCCATTTTTGCGGATACCATTTGAATTAAAAGTAATGTGTTATTAACATTTTTAAAAATAGGCATAATTCCAGATGGTTGTAAAAAATATTTCCATATGTCTAGTCTATCTCGTTGAACAGGATAAGTCATTAATATTTCAGATGCAAGATCTTGAGGTGTGATATTATTTTCTTTTAACACAAGAGGATGATCAGGAGATAGTACTAGACGTACTTCAAAATCAAATATTGGCATATAAAATAAATTACTTCGAGGTAATACTTCTGAAGTAAGTACAATATCAAGCTTTCCTTGTTGTAGAAATGTTTGAGGATTAAAATTCATATCAGAATAAAAATCTATTTCTATTTTTGGACATTTTTTTTGAAAAACTTTTAGTGCTGGAGTTAACCATTGAATGCAGCTATGACATTCAATTGCTAATCGAATTCTCATATAATGAGAATCTGTACATGATTGTATCGCTTTTTGTATTTTAGGTAATATTTCTTCAGATAATTGAAGTAAAATTTTACCTTTAATTGTAAATATTATAGGATTGCTTTTTCGGATAAATAATTTAAATCCTATTTTTTTTTCTAATTGGTTACATTGATGTGATATTGCTGATTGCGTTTGATGTAGTTGGATTGCTGCTGCACTTAATGAACCATTGTTCTTTAACGCTTGTAATGTTCGAAGATGTTTTATTTCAATCATGAGATTCCTTCATATCAATAATTAACTATTTACGCTTGATAATTTTCTTTAATACTAGAATTATAGAATATATATTTTATATAAAGCAATTATAAATTATTTTCAAACTAAAAATCTCATTTACAAAAGATAAGGTATTTAAAATGACAATTTTAAATCATACTCTTGGCTTTCCAAGAATAGGTTTGAACCGCGAATTAAAAAAAGCTCAAGAAAAATATTGGTCTGGTGAACTTGCACTTGAAGATTTGTTATCAGTTGGTTGCGAGTTGAGAAAACAACACTGGCAAAAACAAAAAGAGTCTGGAATTGATTATATCCCAGTTGGTGATTTTGCTTGGTATGATCATGTATTAACGACTAGCATGATGTTAGGAAATATTCCAGAAAGACATAATAATATTATTAATACTATTGATTTAGATTGTTTATTTCGTATTGCAAGAGGTTGTTCTCCAGATATTTCAGCTTCAGAAATGACTAAATGGTTTAATACTAATTATCATTATATTGTACCTGAATTTTATAAAAATAAAGTTTTAAAATTTTCTTGGAAACAAATTCTAGATGAAGTTGATGAAGCGTTATTATTAGGACATAAAGTTAAACCTATACTTTTAGGTCCAGTTACATATCTTTGGTTAGGAAAAGTAAAAGGAGAAAATTTTGATCGTCTTGATCTTTTAAAAGATATAATTCCAATATATAAATATGTTTTAACAGAATTATCTAAACGTGGTGTTGATTTCGTCCAAATTGATGAACCTGCATTAGTTTTAGAATTACCAAAAAAATGGAAAGATGCTTATTTTTATGTTTATAAAGAACTATTTGGAATCACAAAATTATTACTTACAACATATTTTGACAGTGTTGAACACAATATAGAATTTATTCGTGATCTGCCAGTTCAAGGCATTCATATTGATTTGATTTTTGGAAAGTATAATTTAAAACGTTTTATTTCTAAAATATCACCAGAATGGATCTTATCTTTAGGAGTGATTAATGGTCGAAATATTTGGCGTTCTGATCTTTTAAAATGGTTTAAAATTATTAAATCAATTTCAAAAAATCACAAAAGAATACTCATTGGTTCATCCTGTTCTCTTTTACATACACCAATTGATTTAGAAAAAGAAAAAAACTTAGATAAAGAAGTAAAAGAATGGTTTTCTTTTTCCGTGCAAAAATGTATAGAGTTAGGGTTATTATCAAATGCTTTAAATAATAATAATATTGATGCAATTACGAAATGGAGTTTACCTATTCATGAGCGTAAATTTTCTAAAAGAGTACATAAAATTGAAGTAGAAAACCGTTTATCTAATCTTTCAATTAATACATATAAACGTTTAAATTCTTATAACATTCGTTCTATAGAACAGAATAAAAAATTTAATTTGCCTATTTTACCTATTACTACCATTGGTTCTTTTCCTCAAACTATTGATATAAGGAAATTACGTCGTAATTTTAAATTAGGATCAATAACTAAAGAAGAATATGCAAAAGAAATTAAAATACATATTAAAAAAGTTATAAGAATACAAGAAGAATTAGGTATAGATGTTTTAGTTCATGGTGAAGCTGAAAGAAATGATATGGTAGAATATTTTAGTGAACATTTAGATGGTTTTGTGTTTACAGATAATGGATGGGTACAGAGTTATGGTTCACGTTGTGTGAAACCACCTATTATTATTGGAGATATTAGCCGTCCAAAACCAATTACTATAGAATGGTCTAAATATGCTCAATCTTTAACTGAAAAACCAGTTAAAGGGATGTTAACAGGACCAGTTACAATTTTATTGTGGTCTTTTCCCAGAGAAGATGTTTCGTTAAAAAAAATTGCAACACAAATTTCTTTGGCATTATATGATGAAGTTTTAGATTTAGAAAAACAAAAAATAGAAATAATTCAAATTGATGAACCAGCATTACGAGAAGGCTTACCTTTGCGAAAAAGTTCTTGGCATGAATATTTATCTTGGTCTGTTGATGTGTTTCGATTAAGTTCTTCAGGTGTTAAAAATACTACACAAATTCATACACATATGTGTTATTGTGAATTTAATGATATTATAAATGCTATTGCTTCATTAGATGCCGATGTAATTACAATTGAAACAGCTCGTTCAGATATGGAATTACTAGAATCGTTTAAAAAATTTAGCTATCCTAATGAAGTTGGTCCGGGAGTATATGATATTCATTCTCCTAATATACCAAGTGCAAAATTAATTACTATACTTTTAAATAAAGCAATGAAATATATTCCTATAAAACGTCTTTGGGTAAATCCAGATTGCGGTTTAAAAACAAGAAATTGGAACGAAACAATATTAGCTTTGAAAAATATGGTTGAAGCAACGAAAAAAATAAGAGAAAAAATTAAAGAAAGTGATCTTAATTAAATTCATTTATTTTTAACTTTTAGAATCTAATTTTATTATTAAATCATCTTTTAGATTATTTACAAAAATCTAAATGATGATTTAATTGTTATAAATTTTTACGTCCTTTGTAAATCAAAAAACAATTAATGTTTAAAATGACGCTTATTAGTAAAAATCATTGCTATATTATGTTCATTTGCAGCTTGAATGATTTCTTTATCGCGTATTGAACCTCCTGGTTGAATGATACAACTAATACCAACAGAGGCGGCACTGTCTATTCCATCTCTAAAAGGGAAAAAAGCATCAGAGGCCATAGTTGCACTAATAACATTAAATCCTTGATCTTTTACTTTTATATTAGCTAATTTAGTCGAATAAATTCTGCTCATTTGACCGGCCCCTATTGCAATAGTAACTTCATCACGACCATATACGATCGCATTTGATTTTACAAATTTAGCTACTTTCCAACAGAAGACAGCATCTTTTAGTTCTATTTTTTTTGGACTTCTTTTTGTAACAAAACTCCATGATTTATAATTTGTATTATAAGAATCATGTTCTTGTACAATTAATCCATTAGTAATTTTTTTTAAATCCAGACCCATTTTATTTTTTTGTAACTTTCCAGTAACAAGTACTCTTATATTTTGTTTTTTTTCTAATATTTCTACTGCTAAATCATTTATTTCAGGAACAATAATAACTTCGACAAATTGTTGATCGATAATTTTTTGAGCGGTTTTTTCATCGAGTATATAGTTAAAAGCAATTATGCCTCCAAATGCTGAAATAGGATCAGAATGGTATGCTAATAAATATGATTTTGAAATATTATCACTTACTGCCACACCACAAGGATTTCCATGTTTTACAATAACACAAGCGGGTTTACTAAACTCTTTTACACATTCTAATGCTATATCAGAATCTGATATATTATTATATGATAAAGTTTTTCCTTGAATTTGATGTGCTGTACTAATTGTGCCAGATTGGAATATATTTTTTTCTATATAAAAAGATGCTTTTTGATGATAATTTTCTCCATATCTTAAGTCTTGTTTTTTTATGAAAGAAAAGTTTATTTCTTCAGGAAAAAAATTATTTTTGTCATTTTGATGAAAAGTATTTTTTTTTGTAAAATATTGTGAAATAACTTTTTCATAGGATAATGTGTATTCAAATGCTTTAGATGCTAAAAAAAATCTTTTTTCCCTATTCATGGTATTATTATTAATAGAATTAATAACAAATTGAAAATCACAAAGATCTACTATAATTATAACATTCTTATAATTTTTTGCAGAAGCACGTACAAGTGTGGGTCCACCTATATCAATATTATTTATAATATGATCTATGTTATTTTTATCTATATTTTGTATTTTTTCAAATGGATAAAAATTTACGATAACTATATCTATTGGACAAATATCATATAATTTCATAATTTTTTTATCTTTATCTTTTCTTCTTAAAATACCGCCCATAATTTTAGGATGTAATGTTTTAATTCGTCCATCCATTATTTCAGGAAATTTTGTATAATCTGAGATTTCGGTAACAAGTATATTATTTTTTTTTAAGATTTGAGCAGTTCCTCCTGTGGAAAATAAATTAATTTTATTTTTTATTAGCGTTTTTGCTATTTCTAAAATATCTGTTTTATCAGAAACGCTAATTAACGCATTTTTTATAAGATGATTAGATGGCATAATATATTTTCTTATTTTTAAAAAAATTAAATATTTTTTTATATTCAGACTATTTTAAATATATAATTATTTTTATTAAAATAATTATCAATAGAATATTTATTTAGTGAGGGGCATTATGCCCCTTAAAATGTGTTTGTGAGTTGCAATTATTTAATTGCATTTTTTAATGTTTTACCAGATGTAAAACTAGTAACTTTAGTAGCGGGGATCTGTATTTCTTTTCCTGTTTGAGGATTTCGTCCTATACGAGATGATCTTAAATTAACTTTAAAAGTACCAAATCCAACTATTTGTACAGGTTCGCCTTTTTTTAAAGAATCAATAATAGTTGACAATGTTGTTTCTAAAGTCAATTTTGCTTGTATTTTAGATAAATTAGATTTCTTAGAAATAACATCGATTAATTGAGTTTTATTCATTATTTTTCCTTTTTTTATTTAAATGTAAAAATTAATAATTTATTTAGATATTATTTTTATAAATTTAGATGGAAAAATTTATATTAAAATTATATTTTTTTATAGTAAGTTTTTATATACATTTTTTATATAAAAGAAGAAACATATTTCTTCATATTATATAATTTCTTATTAATTAAAAATTTTTATATTTATCAAAAATAATATAAAAAGAAAGAAGAATTAGGTTAAAAATTCATTTTTGAAAGAAATTTAAATATTTAATATATCTGAATATTATTAATAAAGACACTATATGAAAATTGTATATTTATTTTAAAAAAATTATTTTTTAAAAAATATTAAAATTAAATAATCTTGTATTTTTTTGCTAAAATTGTCTTGTGTATTCTTATTAGATTTAATAATTGTTTTAATGTATAAAATAAAACATCTTTTTTAAGATAGTAAGAATATCAGAAAATATTATAACTATGTTCAGGAAACAATTTCTTAAAAAAATGATTATTTTTATAAAGTAGTTTAATATTATTATATAATAATATAAAATTATCATATTTTTACTGTGGCTGCTTTTAAGAGCAGCCATAATTTAGATATATAAAAATATTAAAGATCATTTATTTTTCTATAAGAGCAGAATTTAATAATTCTGAAAGACTAGCAGAAGCTTCTTCAGCGCTGATTTGAGAACTGCTAACTGTTGGATTGTTATGTTTTTTTTGACGACGATTAAAACGTTCTTTATGATATGCATATCCCGTTCCTGCAGGAATTAAACGTCCAACAATTACATTTTCTTTTAATCCTCTCAATTCATCTTTTTTTCCTGCTACTGCAGATTCAGTTAACACTCTTGTAGTTTCTTGAAAAGAAGCGGCAGATATAAAAGATTCTGTTGCAAGTGATGCTTTAGTAATTCCTAATAAATCTCTTGAAAAAGTAGCTGTTATTTTCTTTTTTTTCTCTAATGTTCGATTTGAAATTTTTATACGAGAAAATTCGACTTGTTCACCTTCCAAAAAATCAGAATCTCCTGATTTGATTATCGTCGCTTTGCGCAGCATTTGTCTTATGATTACTTCAATATGTTTATCATTAATTTTTACACCTTGTAGACGGTATACTTCTTGTACTTCATTCACAATATATCTAGTTACAGCTTGAACTCCTCTTAATCGAAGAATATCGTGTGGCGATTCTGGTCCATCAGATACGACATCTCCTCTTTCTACCCTTTCTCCTTCAAAGACATTTAATTGTCTCCATTTTGGAATCATTTCTTCATAAGAATCATTACCATTTACTGGTGTAATAACTAATCTTCTTTTCCCCTTAGTTTCTTTTCCAAAAGATATAATACCACTGATTTCGGCTAAAATTGCTAATTCTTTCGGACGTCTAGCTTCAAATAAATCTGCAACTCTTGGTAGTCCACCAGTTATGTCTTTAGTCCCTCCAGATTCTTGTGGAACTCGAGCTAATGTATCACCAGAACTAATTTGGACTCCATCATTAAGTTGAACGATTGCTTTTCCGGGTAAAAAATATTGTGCAGGCATGTCTGTTCCTGAAATAAGAACATCTTTTCC encodes:
- a CDS encoding HU family DNA-binding protein, with the protein product MNKTQLIDVISKKSNLSKIQAKLTLETTLSTIIDSLKKGEPVQIVGFGTFKVNLRSSRIGRNPQTGKEIQIPATKVTSFTSGKTLKNAIK
- the purH gene encoding bifunctional phosphoribosylaminoimidazolecarboxamide formyltransferase/IMP cyclohydrolase codes for the protein MPSNHLIKNALISVSDKTDILEIAKTLIKNKINLFSTGGTAQILKKNNILVTEISDYTKFPEIMDGRIKTLHPKIMGGILRRKDKDKKIMKLYDICPIDIVIVNFYPFEKIQNIDKNNIDHIINNIDIGGPTLVRASAKNYKNVIIIVDLCDFQFVINSINNNTMNREKRFFLASKAFEYTLSYEKVISQYFTKKNTFHQNDKNNFFPEEINFSFIKKQDLRYGENYHQKASFYIEKNIFQSGTISTAHQIQGKTLSYNNISDSDIALECVKEFSKPACVIVKHGNPCGVAVSDNISKSYLLAYHSDPISAFGGIIAFNYILDEKTAQKIIDQQFVEVIIVPEINDLAVEILEKKQNIRVLVTGKLQKNKMGLDLKKITNGLIVQEHDSYNTNYKSWSFVTKRSPKKIELKDAVFCWKVAKFVKSNAIVYGRDEVTIAIGAGQMSRIYSTKLANIKVKDQGFNVISATMASDAFFPFRDGIDSAASVGISCIIQPGGSIRDKEIIQAANEHNIAMIFTNKRHFKH
- the metR gene encoding HTH-type transcriptional regulator MetR, which gives rise to MIEIKHLRTLQALKNNGSLSAAAIQLHQTQSAISHQCNQLEKKIGFKLFIRKSNPIIFTIKGKILLQLSEEILPKIQKAIQSCTDSHYMRIRLAIECHSCIQWLTPALKVFQKKCPKIEIDFYSDMNFNPQTFLQQGKLDIVLTSEVLPRSNLFYMPIFDFEVRLVLSPDHPLVLKENNITPQDLASEILMTYPVQRDRLDIWKYFLQPSGIMPIFKNVNNTLLLIQMVSAKMGIAALPHWVVENFERQGLIITKRIGNGIWGRLYAAIRNGEQKELVIQNFVHSIRLHVSTHLQFIRSVLKKNIFIKKC
- the metE gene encoding 5-methyltetrahydropteroyltriglutamate--homocysteine S-methyltransferase, giving the protein MTILNHTLGFPRIGLNRELKKAQEKYWSGELALEDLLSVGCELRKQHWQKQKESGIDYIPVGDFAWYDHVLTTSMMLGNIPERHNNIINTIDLDCLFRIARGCSPDISASEMTKWFNTNYHYIVPEFYKNKVLKFSWKQILDEVDEALLLGHKVKPILLGPVTYLWLGKVKGENFDRLDLLKDIIPIYKYVLTELSKRGVDFVQIDEPALVLELPKKWKDAYFYVYKELFGITKLLLTTYFDSVEHNIEFIRDLPVQGIHIDLIFGKYNLKRFISKISPEWILSLGVINGRNIWRSDLLKWFKIIKSISKNHKRILIGSSCSLLHTPIDLEKEKNLDKEVKEWFSFSVQKCIELGLLSNALNNNNIDAITKWSLPIHERKFSKRVHKIEVENRLSNLSINTYKRLNSYNIRSIEQNKKFNLPILPITTIGSFPQTIDIRKLRRNFKLGSITKEEYAKEIKIHIKKVIRIQEELGIDVLVHGEAERNDMVEYFSEHLDGFVFTDNGWVQSYGSRCVKPPIIIGDISRPKPITIEWSKYAQSLTEKPVKGMLTGPVTILLWSFPREDVSLKKIATQISLALYDEVLDLEKQKIEIIQIDEPALREGLPLRKSSWHEYLSWSVDVFRLSSSGVKNTTQIHTHMCYCEFNDIINAIASLDADVITIETARSDMELLESFKKFSYPNEVGPGVYDIHSPNIPSAKLITILLNKAMKYIPIKRLWVNPDCGLKTRNWNETILALKNMVEATKKIREKIKESDLN
- a CDS encoding Cof-type HAD-IIB family hydrolase, with translation MSYIIAVDLDGTLLSSENKITKYTQKIIQLLIKKNFYFIFASGRHYIDVMEIRDSLKIKIFMITSNGAKIYNLDDELIFSDNLEANIASTLCRMEYLDTEIITQVYQNNKWYINNNKIDNKFCSALSSLKYQYFHPDDLDFNNISKIFFTSRNFQKLYILKRKITDCYGCKVHINFSVPGCLEIVSGTTSKGHGLKLISNLLGIPLNNCIAFGDGMNDQDMLDIAGKAYIMQNADSRLKDILPHIEIIGSNNNDGVARCLNKIFIENNKNIL